A stretch of the Erpetoichthys calabaricus chromosome 3, fErpCal1.3, whole genome shotgun sequence genome encodes the following:
- the LOC114647920 gene encoding gastricsin-like, protein MKWFIVALACLALSEGLVRVPLKRFKSIRQQMKERGLLKPIHYTDPGLKYQHLNPYGAYASSANEPLLNYNDMSYYGAISIGTPAQSFYVLFDTGSSNLWVASTYCNSQACTNHPLFDPSQSSTYTSNGQTFSLQYGTGSLTGVFGYDTVNVQGISIPNQEIGLSTNEPGTNFVYAQFDGILGLAYPSLSSGGETPVMDSMIQDGLLQSNLFAFYLSDNTQQGSEVTFGGVDPNMYSGQIYWAPVTQELYWQVAIDGFQINNQETGWCSDGCQAIVDTGTSLLTCPQQYLGYLQQYIGAQANQYGEYIIDCNNMSNMPTITFTINGVTFPLPPSAYTLVNNDNGGTYCTSGIMGTYLPSQNGQPLWILGDVFLRQYYSVYDRQNNQVGFATAA, encoded by the exons ATGAAGTGGTTTATCGTTGCTTTGGCCTGTCTGGCTCTCTCAGAGGGATTAGTCCG AGTCCCTCTGAAGAGGTTCAAGTCCATTCGTCAGCAGATGAAGGAAAGGGGTCTGCTTAAGCCCATCCACTACACTGACCCTGGCCTCAAGTACCAGCACCTAAACCCCTATGGTGCCTATGCCTCCTCTGCCAACGAGCCTCTTCTCAACTATAATGAT ATGTCCTACTATGGCGCAATCTCCATTGGAACTCCAGCCCAGTCTTTTTACGTCTTGTTTGACACTGGATCCTCAAACCTGTGGGTTGCCTCTACCTACTGCAACAGCCAGGCCTGCA cCAACCACCCCCTGTTTGACCCCAGCCAGTCATCCACCTACACTAGCAATGGGCAGACCTTCTCTCTACAGTATGGAACTGGCAGCTTGACAGGAGTCTTTGGCTACGACACCGTCAAT GTCCAAGGCATCTCCATCCCCAACCAGGAAATAGGCCTGAGCACCAATGAACCTGGCACCAACTTTGTCTATGCCCAGTTTGATGGCATCTTGGGCTTGGCTTACCCCAGCCTCTCTTCTGGAGGAGAGACCCCTGTTATGGACAGCATGATCCAGGATGGCCTGCTCCAGTCAAACCTGTTTGCCTTCTACCTTAGCGA taatacTCAGCAAGGCAGTGAGGTGACATTTGGTGGCGTAGACCCAAACATGTACTCTGGACAGATCTACTGGGCACCAGTCACTCAGGAGCTGTACTGGCAGGTTGCCATTGATGG CTTCCAGATCAACAACCAGGAAACTGGATGGTGCAGTGATGGATGCCAGGCAATCGTGGACACTGGCACCTCCCTGCTCACCTGCCCTCAACAATACCTGGGCTATCTGCAGCAGTATATTGGTGCTCAGGCTAACCAGTATGGAGAG TACATCATCGACTGCAACAACATGAGCAACATGCCAACCATCACCTTCACTATCAATGGAGTCACCTTCCCTCTGCCACCCTCTGCCTACACTTTGGTG AACAATGATAATGGAGGAACCTACTGCACAAGTGGAATCATGGGCACCTACCTGCCTTCCCAGAATGGCCAGCCCCTTTGGATCCTGGGTGATGTTTTCCTGAGGCAGTACTACTCTGTTTACGACAGACAGAACAACCAAGTTGGATTTGCCACCGCTGCAtaa